The following proteins are encoded in a genomic region of Coffea eugenioides isolate CCC68of chromosome 6, Ceug_1.0, whole genome shotgun sequence:
- the LOC113776471 gene encoding protein EFFECTOR OF TRANSCRIPTION 2-like isoform X3 has product MESGERAPPSITLSVEAMEKSVTALATISSSNRLKREDCRRTKHDSAFSPWKVLIGPSDWEDHSNGKEGAERYRTQNLPNCTSCTGVYELGTAVWRSKSRRDAGKLDPDFIIPVYLGKSDNVRNRLQQYGREGAHLENGSSNTKLNGCNGRLAQTGSGLFKDIFSEGFSIVYRWAPMKSTRDADKTESDLLGKFDYAWNKGSNGPRRHNDILKMLDRISKTSPFMAKLQVLSQKKKGIKIKAYKPPFVENGLDFYTSLETNGLLAQIFKFGRSQPRLIVRSVINENYISICGVALGHGVVCKRAPAEGNKRCSEHKGMKVNGFTSKLLKDGKSTLVANEYPINKTFTPPCGVILDDGSCCTSKPVQGNKRCLEHKGRKINNFPQLVNDKKANYVYGPVLDYNTSLSKAGHTDSSSTICGVDLDDGTFCTRQPPAARKRCEEHKGKRIKETISISHRDEIPSSFIHSGPKIGIQESQNHSLIPSVFCDITSPACGAATHDGSFCSRKPTEGNKRCWQHKGMRVDASPTSSSCNNSRRSSTSLQYASEDFTSTCGAALQNGSHCSRKPTNGNKRCSQHKGRRADLSPRNSNDFRRSTAGGRCWQHEGYASYGSAYGNFSSTCGAPTRSGSYCRRSTAGGRCWQHGG; this is encoded by the exons ATGGAGAGTGGAGAGCGAGCTCCTCCATCTATCACTCTATCAGTGGAAGCTATGGAGAAATCTGTGACCGCCCTCGCTACAATCAGCAGCAGCAACAGGCTAAAGAGAGAAGATTGCAGGCGTACCAAGCATGACTCTGCTTTCTCACCGTGGAAG GTTCTAATTGGACCCTCTGATTGGGAAGACCATTCAAATGGGAAGGAAGGGGCTGAAAGATACAGGACGCAGAACCTCCCAAATTGCACTTCCTGTACTGGAGTTTATGAGCTTGGCACAGCTGTATGGCGTAGTAAATCTCGGCGAGATGCTGGCAAACTTGATCCGGACTTTATAATTCCTGTTTACCTTGGAAAATCTGACAACGTTAGGAATAGACTACAGCAGTATGGGCGCGAAGGGGCTCATTTGGAGAATGGCAGCTCCAACACTAAGTTGAATGGTTGCAACGGAAGGTTGGCTCAAACGGGATCTGGATTGTTCAAGGACATATTTTCTGAAGGGTTCTCCATTGTCTACAGATGGGCTCct ATGAAGAGTACAAGGGATgctgataaaactgaatctgatcTGCTTGGCAAGTTTGATTACGCATGGAATAAGGGAAGTAATGGTCCTCGCCGACACAATGATATACTCAAAATGCTTGATCGCATCTCTAAAACTTCTCCCTTTATGGCAAAGCTACAGGTTTTATCTCAAAAGAAGAAGGGAATAAAAATCAAAGCTTACAAACCACCTTTTGTGGAGAATGGATTGGACTTTTACACTAGCTTGGAAACTAATGGCCTCCTCgctcaaattttcaaatttggacGATCACAGCCAAGATTGATTGTCAGATCTGTTATCAACGAAAATTACATTAGCATCTGTGGTGTCGCTTTAGGTCATGGAGTCGTCTGTAAAAGGGCACCAGCTGAAGGGAACAAAAGGTGTTCAGAGCATAAAGGCATGAAAGTAAATGGTTTCACATCTAAGTTACTTAAAGATGGAAAATCAACTTTGGTTGCAAATGAGTATCCTATAAACAAGACATTCACCCCACCTTGTGGAGTCATTTTGGATGATGGCTCTTGCTGTACAAGCAAACCAGTCCAAGGAAACAAGAGATGCCTGGAGCATAAGGGAAGGAAAATCAATAATTTCCCTCAGCTAGTAAATGATAAGAAAGCAAATTATGTGTACGGTCCAGTTCTGGACTATAATACATCCCTCAGTAAAGCTGGCCACACTGATTCTAGCTCAACTATATGTGGAGTGGACCTAGACGATGGGACTTTTTGCACCAGGCAACCTCCGGCGGCTAGAAAGAGGTGCGAGGAGCACAAGGGCAAGAGGATCAAAGAGACCATTAGTATTTCCCATAGAGATGAAATCCCCAGCTCGTTTATACATTCAGGTCCCAAAATTGGGATACAGGAGAGCCAGAATCATTCACTTATTCCTTCAGTTTTTTGTGATATAACTTCTCCAGCATGTGGGGCAGCAACACATGATGGTTCATTCTGCAGTAGAAAACCTACAGAAGGAAATAAAAGATGCTGGCAGCATAAAGGCATGAGAGTTGATGCAAGTCCAACAAGTAGCTCTTGTAATAACTCAAGGCGAAGTAGTACTTCTCTTCAGTATGCCTCTGAGGACTTTACATCAACTTGTGGGGCAGCATTACAGAATGGTTCACATTGTAGCAGGAAACCTACTAACGGGAATAAAAGATGTTCGCAGCACAAAGGCAGGAGGGCTGATTTAAGTCCCAGAAATAGTAATGACTTCAG AAGGTCAACAGCTGGCGGTAGATGTTGGCAGCACGAAGGTTATGCCTCTTATGGTTCTGCATATGGAAATTTTTCATCAACTTGTGGTGCACCCACGCGCAGTGGTTCTTACTGCAGAAGGTCAACAGCTGGTGGTAGATGTTGGCAGCACGGAGGCTAG
- the LOC113776471 gene encoding protein EFFECTOR OF TRANSCRIPTION 2-like isoform X2: MESGERAPPSITLSVEAMEKSVTALATISSSNRLKREDCRRTKHDSAFSPWKVLIGPSDWEDHSNGKEGAERYRTQNLPNCTSCTGVYELGTAVWRSKSRRDAGKLDPDFIIPVYLGKSDNVRNRLQQYGREGAHLENGSSNTKLNGCNGRLAQTGSGLFKDIFSEGFSIVYRWAPMKSTRDADKTESDLLGKFDYAWNKGSNGPRRHNDILKMLDRISKTSPFMAKLQVLSQKKKGIKIKAYKPPFVENGLDFYTSLETNGLLAQIFKFGRSQPRLIVRSVINENYISICGVALGHGVVCKRAPAEGNKRCSEHKGMKVNGFTSKLLKDGKSTLVANEYPINKTFTPPCGVILDDGSCCTSKPVQGNKRCLEHKGRKINNFPQLVNDKKANYVYGPVLDYNTSLSKAGHTDSSSTICGVDLDDGTFCTRQPPAARKRCEEHKGKRIKETISISHRDEIPSSFIHSGPKIGIQESQNHSLIPSVFCDITSPACGAATHDGSFCSRKPTEGNKRCWQHKGMRVDASPTSSSCNNSRRSSTSLQYASEDFTSTCGAALQNGSHCSRKPTNGNKRCSQHKGRRADLSPRNSNDFSGSYCRRSTAGGRCWQHEGYASYGSAYGNFSSTCGAPTRSGSYCRRSTAGGRCWQHGG, from the exons ATGGAGAGTGGAGAGCGAGCTCCTCCATCTATCACTCTATCAGTGGAAGCTATGGAGAAATCTGTGACCGCCCTCGCTACAATCAGCAGCAGCAACAGGCTAAAGAGAGAAGATTGCAGGCGTACCAAGCATGACTCTGCTTTCTCACCGTGGAAG GTTCTAATTGGACCCTCTGATTGGGAAGACCATTCAAATGGGAAGGAAGGGGCTGAAAGATACAGGACGCAGAACCTCCCAAATTGCACTTCCTGTACTGGAGTTTATGAGCTTGGCACAGCTGTATGGCGTAGTAAATCTCGGCGAGATGCTGGCAAACTTGATCCGGACTTTATAATTCCTGTTTACCTTGGAAAATCTGACAACGTTAGGAATAGACTACAGCAGTATGGGCGCGAAGGGGCTCATTTGGAGAATGGCAGCTCCAACACTAAGTTGAATGGTTGCAACGGAAGGTTGGCTCAAACGGGATCTGGATTGTTCAAGGACATATTTTCTGAAGGGTTCTCCATTGTCTACAGATGGGCTCct ATGAAGAGTACAAGGGATgctgataaaactgaatctgatcTGCTTGGCAAGTTTGATTACGCATGGAATAAGGGAAGTAATGGTCCTCGCCGACACAATGATATACTCAAAATGCTTGATCGCATCTCTAAAACTTCTCCCTTTATGGCAAAGCTACAGGTTTTATCTCAAAAGAAGAAGGGAATAAAAATCAAAGCTTACAAACCACCTTTTGTGGAGAATGGATTGGACTTTTACACTAGCTTGGAAACTAATGGCCTCCTCgctcaaattttcaaatttggacGATCACAGCCAAGATTGATTGTCAGATCTGTTATCAACGAAAATTACATTAGCATCTGTGGTGTCGCTTTAGGTCATGGAGTCGTCTGTAAAAGGGCACCAGCTGAAGGGAACAAAAGGTGTTCAGAGCATAAAGGCATGAAAGTAAATGGTTTCACATCTAAGTTACTTAAAGATGGAAAATCAACTTTGGTTGCAAATGAGTATCCTATAAACAAGACATTCACCCCACCTTGTGGAGTCATTTTGGATGATGGCTCTTGCTGTACAAGCAAACCAGTCCAAGGAAACAAGAGATGCCTGGAGCATAAGGGAAGGAAAATCAATAATTTCCCTCAGCTAGTAAATGATAAGAAAGCAAATTATGTGTACGGTCCAGTTCTGGACTATAATACATCCCTCAGTAAAGCTGGCCACACTGATTCTAGCTCAACTATATGTGGAGTGGACCTAGACGATGGGACTTTTTGCACCAGGCAACCTCCGGCGGCTAGAAAGAGGTGCGAGGAGCACAAGGGCAAGAGGATCAAAGAGACCATTAGTATTTCCCATAGAGATGAAATCCCCAGCTCGTTTATACATTCAGGTCCCAAAATTGGGATACAGGAGAGCCAGAATCATTCACTTATTCCTTCAGTTTTTTGTGATATAACTTCTCCAGCATGTGGGGCAGCAACACATGATGGTTCATTCTGCAGTAGAAAACCTACAGAAGGAAATAAAAGATGCTGGCAGCATAAAGGCATGAGAGTTGATGCAAGTCCAACAAGTAGCTCTTGTAATAACTCAAGGCGAAGTAGTACTTCTCTTCAGTATGCCTCTGAGGACTTTACATCAACTTGTGGGGCAGCATTACAGAATGGTTCACATTGTAGCAGGAAACCTACTAACGGGAATAAAAGATGTTCGCAGCACAAAGGCAGGAGGGCTGATTTAAGTCCCAGAAATAGTAATGACTTCAG TGGTTCTTATTGCAGAAGGTCAACAGCTGGCGGTAGATGTTGGCAGCACGAAGGTTATGCCTCTTATGGTTCTGCATATGGAAATTTTTCATCAACTTGTGGTGCACCCACGCGCAGTGGTTCTTACTGCAGAAGGTCAACAGCTGGTGGTAGATGTTGGCAGCACGGAGGCTAG
- the LOC113776471 gene encoding protein EFFECTOR OF TRANSCRIPTION 2-like isoform X1, with the protein MESGERAPPSITLSVEAMEKSVTALATISSSNRLKREDCRRTKHDSAFSPWKVLIGPSDWEDHSNGKEGAERYRTQNLPNCTSCTGVYELGTAVWRSKSRRDAGKLDPDFIIPVYLGKSDNVRNRLQQYGREGAHLENGSSNTKLNGCNGRLAQTGSGLFKDIFSEGFSIVYRWAPMKSTRDADKTESDLLGKFDYAWNKGSNGPRRHNDILKMLDRISKTSPFMAKLQVLSQKKKGIKIKAYKPPFVENGLDFYTSLETNGLLAQIFKFGRSQPRLIVRSVINENYISICGVALGHGVVCKRAPAEGNKRCSEHKGMKVNGFTSKLLKDGKSTLVANEYPINKTFTPPCGVILDDGSCCTSKPVQGNKRCLEHKGRKINNFPQLVNDKKANYVYGPVLDYNTSLSKAGHTDSSSTICGVDLDDGTFCTRQPPAARKRCEEHKGKRIKETISISHRDEIPSSFIHSGPKIGIQESQNHSLIPSVFCDITSPACGAATHDGSFCSRKPTEGNKRCWQHKGMRVDASPTSSSCNNSRRSSTSLQYASEDFTSTCGAALQNGSHCSRKPTNGNKRCSQHKGRRADLSPRNSNDFRYYANSFSYASHGSAYETFSSTCGAPTLSGSYCRRSTAGGRCWQHEGYASYGSAYGNFSSTCGAPTRSGSYCRRSTAGGRCWQHGG; encoded by the exons ATGGAGAGTGGAGAGCGAGCTCCTCCATCTATCACTCTATCAGTGGAAGCTATGGAGAAATCTGTGACCGCCCTCGCTACAATCAGCAGCAGCAACAGGCTAAAGAGAGAAGATTGCAGGCGTACCAAGCATGACTCTGCTTTCTCACCGTGGAAG GTTCTAATTGGACCCTCTGATTGGGAAGACCATTCAAATGGGAAGGAAGGGGCTGAAAGATACAGGACGCAGAACCTCCCAAATTGCACTTCCTGTACTGGAGTTTATGAGCTTGGCACAGCTGTATGGCGTAGTAAATCTCGGCGAGATGCTGGCAAACTTGATCCGGACTTTATAATTCCTGTTTACCTTGGAAAATCTGACAACGTTAGGAATAGACTACAGCAGTATGGGCGCGAAGGGGCTCATTTGGAGAATGGCAGCTCCAACACTAAGTTGAATGGTTGCAACGGAAGGTTGGCTCAAACGGGATCTGGATTGTTCAAGGACATATTTTCTGAAGGGTTCTCCATTGTCTACAGATGGGCTCct ATGAAGAGTACAAGGGATgctgataaaactgaatctgatcTGCTTGGCAAGTTTGATTACGCATGGAATAAGGGAAGTAATGGTCCTCGCCGACACAATGATATACTCAAAATGCTTGATCGCATCTCTAAAACTTCTCCCTTTATGGCAAAGCTACAGGTTTTATCTCAAAAGAAGAAGGGAATAAAAATCAAAGCTTACAAACCACCTTTTGTGGAGAATGGATTGGACTTTTACACTAGCTTGGAAACTAATGGCCTCCTCgctcaaattttcaaatttggacGATCACAGCCAAGATTGATTGTCAGATCTGTTATCAACGAAAATTACATTAGCATCTGTGGTGTCGCTTTAGGTCATGGAGTCGTCTGTAAAAGGGCACCAGCTGAAGGGAACAAAAGGTGTTCAGAGCATAAAGGCATGAAAGTAAATGGTTTCACATCTAAGTTACTTAAAGATGGAAAATCAACTTTGGTTGCAAATGAGTATCCTATAAACAAGACATTCACCCCACCTTGTGGAGTCATTTTGGATGATGGCTCTTGCTGTACAAGCAAACCAGTCCAAGGAAACAAGAGATGCCTGGAGCATAAGGGAAGGAAAATCAATAATTTCCCTCAGCTAGTAAATGATAAGAAAGCAAATTATGTGTACGGTCCAGTTCTGGACTATAATACATCCCTCAGTAAAGCTGGCCACACTGATTCTAGCTCAACTATATGTGGAGTGGACCTAGACGATGGGACTTTTTGCACCAGGCAACCTCCGGCGGCTAGAAAGAGGTGCGAGGAGCACAAGGGCAAGAGGATCAAAGAGACCATTAGTATTTCCCATAGAGATGAAATCCCCAGCTCGTTTATACATTCAGGTCCCAAAATTGGGATACAGGAGAGCCAGAATCATTCACTTATTCCTTCAGTTTTTTGTGATATAACTTCTCCAGCATGTGGGGCAGCAACACATGATGGTTCATTCTGCAGTAGAAAACCTACAGAAGGAAATAAAAGATGCTGGCAGCATAAAGGCATGAGAGTTGATGCAAGTCCAACAAGTAGCTCTTGTAATAACTCAAGGCGAAGTAGTACTTCTCTTCAGTATGCCTCTGAGGACTTTACATCAACTTGTGGGGCAGCATTACAGAATGGTTCACATTGTAGCAGGAAACCTACTAACGGGAATAAAAGATGTTCGCAGCACAAAGGCAGGAGGGCTGATTTAAGTCCCAGAAATAGTAATGACTTCAGGTATTATGCTAACTCTTTCAGTTATGCATCTCATGGTTCCGCATATGAAACTTTTTCATCAACTTGTGGTGCACCCACGCTCAGTGGTTCTTATTGCAGAAGGTCAACAGCTGGCGGTAGATGTTGGCAGCACGAAGGTTATGCCTCTTATGGTTCTGCATATGGAAATTTTTCATCAACTTGTGGTGCACCCACGCGCAGTGGTTCTTACTGCAGAAGGTCAACAGCTGGTGGTAGATGTTGGCAGCACGGAGGCTAG
- the LOC113776472 gene encoding inactive protein kinase SELMODRAFT_444075-like, translated as MNLKQKSVKGRVLGVSERVVLVAVKFSLDIRRNALLWALTHVAQPGDCVKLLVVISPHGSSKKLWGFPRFHSDCAVGHGHGALGTRLDQKDYITDSCAQMMLELHQYYDPDRIKLKVKVVSGSELGVVAAEAKKAQTQWVILDKGVKKEAKCCMDQLDCNVVVMKKSRPKVLRLNLIGTSSIEAVGLSGSEAYEMHVEKDSDRWNATQVPNVTPVSSPEHTSFTATDIEASSKSSLDLGSSPKFISEIDWRLKKDWFSYHKDNHDVDESDSDTDSEKLTSPSTSVNSHQWVADILSSAQEYSKYCKKNFQNFNRMLNPTFESLDRKISVPDRETEVGVPKHGLDVDLSANVRDAISLTTKSPPDPPPLCSVCQHRAPVFGKPPRWFTYAELEQATGGFSQANFLAEGGYGSVHRGVLPDGQVIAVKQHKTASTQGDREFCSEVEVLSCAQHRNVVMLNGFCVEGGRRLLVYEYICNGSLDAHLYGRKPNPLDWSARHKIAVGAARGLRYLHEECRVGCIIHRDMRPNNILLTHDFEPLVGDFGLARWQPDGEMGFETRIIGTFGYLSPEYAQSGQITEKADVYAFGVVLIELVTGRKAVDINRPKGQQYLTEWARPLLEEYAIAELIDPLLRSCYSEQEVKSMLRCAFLCIQRDPHSRPRMSQVLRMLEGDGFMN; from the exons ATGAATCTGAAGCAAAAGAGTGTGAAAGGTAGAGTCTTGGGTGTTTCGGAGAGAGTTGTGCTTGTTGCCGTCAAATTTTCGTTGGATATCCGAAGAAATGCTTTACTCTGGGCTTTAACTCATGTGGCTCAACCCGGGGATTGTGTTAAGCTGTTGGTGGTCATTTCTCCTCACGGCTCAA GCAAGAAGTTGTGGGGTTTTCCAAGATTCCACAGTGATTGCGCTGTTGGTCATGGCCATGGGGCTCTAGGTACAAGATTGGATCAGAAAGATTATATTACAGATTCATGTGCCCAAATGATGCTTGAACTTCATCAATATTACGATCCAGATAGA ATAAAGTTGAAGGTAAAAGTAGTTTCTGGGTCCGAACTTGGAGTAGTGGCTGCTGAAGCCAagaaagcacaaacacaatggGTCATATTGGATAA AGGAGTAAAGAAGGAGGCCAAATGTTGCATGGACCAACTCGACTGCAACGTCGTGGTGATGAAGAAGTCTCGTCCAAAAGTGCTTCGTCTGAATTTGATTGGAACATCAAGTATTGAAGCTGTTGGGCTCTCTGGGTCTGAAGCATATGAAATGCATGTTGAAAAGGACTCTGATCGGTGGAATGCCACTCAGGTGCCAAATGTGACTCCAGTGAGCAGTCCAGAGCATACATCATTCACTGCTACTGATATTGAGGCATCATCAAAATCAAGCTTAGACCTGGGCAGCTCTCCAAAGTTTATCTCTGAAATTGACTGGAGGCTAAAGAAGGATTGGTTTTCCTATCACAAAGACAATCACGATGTAGATGAATCAGATTCTGACACAGATAGCGAGAAGTTGACGTCTCCTTCCACAAGTGTGAATTCCCACCAATGGGTGGCAGACATTCTTAGTTCAGCCCAAGAATATTCGAAgtattgtaaaaaaaattttcagaatttCAATAGAATGCTGAATCCCACATTCGAGTCCTTAGATAGGAAAATCTCTGTACCTGATCGAGAGACCGAAGTTGGAGTTCCAAAACATGGGCTAGATGTGGACTTGAGTGCAAATGTGAGAGACGCAATTTCACTAACTACCAAATCACCTCCCGATCCTCCTCCACTTTGTTCAGTATGTCAGCACAGAGCACCTGTGTTTGGAAAACCTCCAAGGTGGTTCACTTATGCTGAGCTTGAACAAGCTACGGGTGGATTCTCACAAGCTAATTTCTTGGCTGAGGGTGGATATGGTTCTGTACACCGTGGAGTCTTACCGGATGGGCAGGTAATAGCTGTGAAGCAACATAAAACAGCCAGCACTCAGGGTGACCGTGAGTTTTGCTCGGAAGTAGAGGTCTTGAGCTGTGCACAGCATCGTAATGTTGTAATGCTGAATGGATTTTGTGTGGAAGGTGGAAGAAGGTTGCTGGTTTATGAATATATCTGCAATGGCTCTTTGGATGCTCATCTTTATG GCCGTAAACCTAATCCATTAGACTGGTCTGCACGTCATAAAATTGCAGTTGGGGCTGCTAGAGGACTGAGATATCTTCATGAAGAGTGCAGAGTGGGCTGTATTATCCATCGTGACATGCGGCCGAATAATATTCTTCTTACTCACGATTTTGAACCACTT GTTGGAGACTTTGGACTAGCAAGGTGGCAGCCTGATGGGGAGATGGGCTTTGAAACAAGAATAATTGGAACATTTGG ATACTTGTCTCCAGAATATGCTCAGAGCGGTCAAATCACTGAAAAAGCTGATGTATATGCCTTCGGTGTAGTTCTGATAGAGCTGGTCACAGGAAGGAAGGCTGTGGATATAAATCGGCCCAAGGGTCAACAGTACCTCACTGAGTGG GCACGCCCTCTTCTGGAAGAGTATGCTATTGCAGAACTAATTGACCCCCTTCTGAGGAGCTGCTACTCGGAGCAGGAGGTTAAAAGCATGCTGCGTTGTGCTTTCTTGTGCATACAACGAGACCCCCATTCACGGCCCCGCATGTCTCAG GTTCTTCGGATGCTGGAAGGTGATGGTTTCATGAACTAA
- the LOC113776474 gene encoding probable acyl-[acyl-carrier-protein]--UDP-N-acetylglucosamine O-acyltransferase, mitochondrial isoform X1 has protein sequence MTSALSFGFRRPLSLALRGLILRRFSSSSNPLHCFAEEDKHDGTEKRDPPHHNRPTFIHPAAIVHPEAILGQGVSIGPFCTIGPSAKVGNACQLYPGSHVFGNTELGDNCVLMVGAVVGDDLPGHTVIGCNNTIGHHAVVGAKCQDMKYKPGNECFLEIGANNEIREHTSIHRSSKPSDITVIGDNNLIMGSCHIAHDCKVGSNNVFANNTLLAGHVVVEDHAHTAGAIVVHQFCHIGSFSFIGGGSVVSQDIPKYMMVSGERAQLRGLNLEGLRRHGFSVAEIRSLRAAYRKIFMPINANLGGVEDRMVQVEQDEELVLVPTVRSMLQSIRDSFAEDRRGICKFRSWIET, from the exons ATGACTTCAGCGCTCAGCTTCGGCTTCCGGCGGCCGCTTTCTTTAGCTCTGAGAGGACTGATTCTCCGGCgattctcctcctcctccaatCCACTCCACT GCTTTGCTGAGGAAGACAAGCATGATGGCACAGAAAAAAGAGACCCACCTCATCATAACAGGCCTACCTTCATTCATCCCGCTGCTATCGTTCACCCTGAAGCCATTTTAGGCCAG GGTGTTTCTATTGGTCCCTTCTGCACAATTGGACCTTCAGCAAAGGTGGGGAATGCTTGTCAGTTGTACCCTGGCAGCCACGTCTTTGGAAACACAGAATTGGGAGATAACTGTGTTTTGATGGT TGGTGCTGTAGTTGGAGATGATCTTCCTGGTCACACTGTCATTGGGTGCAATAATACCATAGGACATCATGCCGTTGTTGGAGCTAAATGCCAAGACATGAAATACAAG CCAGGGAATGAATGCTTCCTTGAGATAGGCGCCAACAATGAGATTAGAGAACATACATCTATTCATCGATCTTCAAAGCCAAGTGACATTACT GTCATTGGTGATAACAATCTTATAATGGGATCTTGTCATATAGCCCATGACTGCAAAGTGGGTAGTAACAATGTTTTTGCGAATAATACTCTTCTAGCAGGTCATGTTGTGGTGGAA GACCATGCACACACTGCAGGAGCAATTGTGGTTCATCAATTTTGTCATATCGGTTCATTTTCTTTCATAGGTGGTGGTTCGGTG GTCTCTCAAGATATCCCCAAGTACATGATGGTGTCTGGGGAAAGAGCTCAGCTTCGTGGGTTAAATCTGGAAGGTCTTCGGCGTCATGGATTCTCTGTTGCAGAG ATCAGAAGCCTGAGAGCAGCttatagaaaaatttttatgcCCATTAATGCTAATTTGGGGGGCGTTGAAGACCGAATGGTTCAAGTA GAGCAGGATGAAGAACTGGTTCTTGTCCCCACTGTTCGTTCCATGCTACAATCCATACGGGATTCTTTTGCAGAAGATCGACGTGGAATTTGCAAATTTAGATCTTGGATTGAAACTTAG
- the LOC113776474 gene encoding probable acyl-[acyl-carrier-protein]--UDP-N-acetylglucosamine O-acyltransferase, mitochondrial isoform X2, which translates to MTSALSFGFRRPLSLALRGLILRRFSSSSNPLHCFAEEDKHDGTEKRDPPHHNRPTFIHPAAIVHPEAILGQGVSIGPFCTIGPSAKVGNACQLYPGSHVFGNTELGDNCVLMVGAVVGDDLPGHTVIGCNNTIGHHAVVGAKCQDMKYKDHAHTAGAIVVHQFCHIGSFSFIGGGSVVSQDIPKYMMVSGERAQLRGLNLEGLRRHGFSVAEIRSLRAAYRKIFMPINANLGGVEDRMVQVEQDEELVLVPTVRSMLQSIRDSFAEDRRGICKFRSWIET; encoded by the exons ATGACTTCAGCGCTCAGCTTCGGCTTCCGGCGGCCGCTTTCTTTAGCTCTGAGAGGACTGATTCTCCGGCgattctcctcctcctccaatCCACTCCACT GCTTTGCTGAGGAAGACAAGCATGATGGCACAGAAAAAAGAGACCCACCTCATCATAACAGGCCTACCTTCATTCATCCCGCTGCTATCGTTCACCCTGAAGCCATTTTAGGCCAG GGTGTTTCTATTGGTCCCTTCTGCACAATTGGACCTTCAGCAAAGGTGGGGAATGCTTGTCAGTTGTACCCTGGCAGCCACGTCTTTGGAAACACAGAATTGGGAGATAACTGTGTTTTGATGGT TGGTGCTGTAGTTGGAGATGATCTTCCTGGTCACACTGTCATTGGGTGCAATAATACCATAGGACATCATGCCGTTGTTGGAGCTAAATGCCAAGACATGAAATACAAG GACCATGCACACACTGCAGGAGCAATTGTGGTTCATCAATTTTGTCATATCGGTTCATTTTCTTTCATAGGTGGTGGTTCGGTG GTCTCTCAAGATATCCCCAAGTACATGATGGTGTCTGGGGAAAGAGCTCAGCTTCGTGGGTTAAATCTGGAAGGTCTTCGGCGTCATGGATTCTCTGTTGCAGAG ATCAGAAGCCTGAGAGCAGCttatagaaaaatttttatgcCCATTAATGCTAATTTGGGGGGCGTTGAAGACCGAATGGTTCAAGTA GAGCAGGATGAAGAACTGGTTCTTGTCCCCACTGTTCGTTCCATGCTACAATCCATACGGGATTCTTTTGCAGAAGATCGACGTGGAATTTGCAAATTTAGATCTTGGATTGAAACTTAG